The genomic segment CGGGAGCTCGCCGTCGCGAGCTACCTGCGCGACCATCTCCTCCCGCTGCTGGCCGGCAAGGACCCCGCTCGCATCGAAGACATGTGGCAGTACCTCTACAAAGGCGCCTACTGGCGTCGTGGCCCGGTCACCATGACCGCGATCGCCGCCGTCGACACCGCCTTGTGGGATCTCAAGGGCAAGGTCGCGGGCCTGCCCGTCTACCAGCTCCTCGGCGGCCGCTCCCGGGACGGGGTGCTGGTCTACTCCCACGCCAGCGGCCGGGACACCGCCGAACTTCTCGATGACGTCGACCGCTTCCTGTCACTGGGCTACAAGGCGGTTCGCGCCCAGGCCGCGGTGCCTGACGTCGGTGGAACCTACGGCGTCCGCAAAGGGAAGGTCTACGAGCCGGCCGCCACCACACTCCCCGATGAGCAGCCCTGGGACACCGAGGCCTACCTCGGCTTCGCCCCCACCTACCTGGAGGCGGTGCGCGAGAAGTTCGGCTTCGGCTTCCACCTGCTCCACGACGTCCACCACCGGCTCACCCCGCTGGAGGCGGCGCGCTTCGGCAAGCAGGTCGAGCCCTGCCGGCTGTTCTGGATGGAAGACCCGACGCCTGCGGAGAACCAGGAGGCGTTCCGGCTCATCCGGCAACACACGACCACGCCCATCGCGACCGGGGAGGTGCTCACCTCCATCTGGGACGTGCAGACCCTGATCACCGAGCAGCTGATCGACTACGTCCGAACCACCGTCGTGCACGCCGGTGGCCTCACCCACCTGCGCCGGATCTTCGACCTGGCCGCGCTCTATGGCGTACGGACGGGCTCTCACGGTGCCACCGACCTCTCGCCGGTCAGCATGTCCGCGGCCGTGCACCTCGACGTCGCGGTCCCGAATTTCGGCATCCAGGAGTACATGGGCCACCCCGACGAGGCCGCCGAGGTCTTCCACGGCGGGCCCACCTACGCCGAGGGCATGCTCTTCCCGAGCGAGGAACCCGGCTTGGGCGTGGTCTACGACGAGGCCGCCGCCGAGCGATTCCCTTACCAGCAGCGGTATCTGCCGGTCGCCCGGCGGCTCGACGGCTCGGTGCACGACTGGTGAGCACGATCGCTTCGGGACTTTCCCGGGCCGCTCTCGCCAGGCTGCCCCGCGACACGCGCCCGCGGGTGGACCCGGCTTCCCTGCGCCCGCGGATCGTGCACCTCGGCGTGGGGGCGTTCCACCGGGCCCACCAAGCTGTCTACACCGAACGCGCCGGCGGGGACTGGGGCATCGCGGCGGTCGCACCGCGGTCGGCCGCCACTGTCGAGGTGTTGCGTGTGCAGGACTGCCTGTATTCGGTCACCGAACGGTCGGCGGAGGGTTCCCGCACCGCCGTCGTCGGGTCAGTGGTCGAAGCGCTCCTGCTGGGCGACAACCGGTTCGACGCCCTGCTGACCGATCCCACGGTCACCGTGGTCACCCTGACGATCACGGAAAAAGGCTACTTCCGGCGCCCGGACGGGGGGCTGGACGCCGCCGACCCCCGGATCTCCGCGGAACTGGCAGGCGGGCCCGTGCACACGGTCGTGGGCCGCCTGGCGAACGCGCTGGCCGCACGAATGCGGGCGAACGGCGCCCCGATCAGCGTCGTCAGCTGCGACAACATGGCAGCGAACGGAGCGGCGACGGAGAACGTCATCCGCCACTTCGTCGCGGCGACGTCGTGGGCCGACCGCGACCGGGTACTCGGGTGGATGGACGCCTCGGTGCGCTTTCCCTCGACGATCGTGGACCGGATCGTCCCGGCGACCACCGAGACCGACCGGATCGCGGCCGCGGTGGCCCTCGGCG from the Amycolatopsis magusensis genome contains:
- the manD gene encoding D-mannonate dehydratase ManD, with amino-acid sequence MTTIERAEVFVASPGRTFVTLKITTSDGAVGYGDATLNGRELAVASYLRDHLLPLLAGKDPARIEDMWQYLYKGAYWRRGPVTMTAIAAVDTALWDLKGKVAGLPVYQLLGGRSRDGVLVYSHASGRDTAELLDDVDRFLSLGYKAVRAQAAVPDVGGTYGVRKGKVYEPAATTLPDEQPWDTEAYLGFAPTYLEAVREKFGFGFHLLHDVHHRLTPLEAARFGKQVEPCRLFWMEDPTPAENQEAFRLIRQHTTTPIATGEVLTSIWDVQTLITEQLIDYVRTTVVHAGGLTHLRRIFDLAALYGVRTGSHGATDLSPVSMSAAVHLDVAVPNFGIQEYMGHPDEAAEVFHGGPTYAEGMLFPSEEPGLGVVYDEAAAERFPYQQRYLPVARRLDGSVHDW
- a CDS encoding mannitol dehydrogenase family protein — encoded protein: MSTIASGLSRAALARLPRDTRPRVDPASLRPRIVHLGVGAFHRAHQAVYTERAGGDWGIAAVAPRSAATVEVLRVQDCLYSVTERSAEGSRTAVVGSVVEALLLGDNRFDALLTDPTVTVVTLTITEKGYFRRPDGGLDAADPRISAELAGGPVHTVVGRLANALAARMRANGAPISVVSCDNMAANGAATENVIRHFVAATSWADRDRVLGWMDASVRFPSTIVDRIVPATTETDRIAAAVALGVADALPVAGEAYRQWVLEDSFAADRPRWETDGALLVPDVTPYQLTKLRLLNGAHSALAYLGLATGAETISDTMATDWGKPLVLGLADEVAPTLPADGPDPLTYARDLITRFANPGIRHLLRQIGSDGSLKIPERWLPVLRERRSPLLELALAGWVLDTRPDRATGTTDPAATTLAACWNDDVEATVRRLLESVGAPDLAATDDLVAAIVTHLPGLGAGRVELP